AGTATCTGGTTCCAGACGAGCTTTGCGTAGGTCGTAACGGTCTCGCTCTCAAAAACCTTGCCCTTGACGTCGTACTCAACCTCGTCGGCTATCTCCTCGGCATCCTCCACAGCCTTGGCCAGCTCTATCGCCCTGTCAACGTCCGAGTTCATAGCGTTCACCGCCTGAACGAGAACCCCGTAGGTCTCAACGGCGGACTCCACGAGCCTCAGGATTTCCGCCCTCAGCTCCTTCGGAACCTTCGGCTTGGCCAGTATGAGGGTGTGGGCCGCGCTCTCCGCGGCATCGGCGACCTGGTCAATGAGCTCGCTCAGCCTTACATAGTCCCCCCTGTTGGCGGGCAGAAAGGCACCCTCGTAGAGCATCGTCTCTATGCCCCTCCTGAGAGTGTCGGCCTTGCTCTCCAGCTGGTCAACCTCCCTCTCAAAGGCCCTGGCCCTCTCAAAGTCACCGTTGAGGTAAGCATCAACCAGCTCCCTGAAGGCAACAAGAGACTCGCTGACGACCTCAAGGTGCTCGTCTATGGCTTCAAAAACGCTGCTCTCCTTACCTCCGAATATGGGCATCTTCGACCCCTCCAGTCTAAACTTCACCGCCTGGTTTATTTAGATTTTCCCTTGCTTTGATCAGGGCCCACAAAAGCTCGTTTCTGGGGGCCTCCAGACCTACGGAGTGGGCGTACTCCACTATCTTTCCATGGATGTAGTCCACCTCGGTCCTCTTACCGCGCCGTATATCCTGGAGCGTTGAGTTGTAGTTCTCCCGCGTCCGCTCTATCGTATCCCAGAGGAGCTCCAGGGGGTGTATTTCGAACTCCACACCCAGCTTCTGGGCCACGAGGCATCCCTCGCGCGCCAGGTCCACGGACACCGCTTCGAGATAGGGGTCATCCTTCAGCGCACCGTTCTTCACTCCCAGAACAGTTCCAAGACCGTTGATGACGGAGTTGACTATGGCCTTCGCCCACTTCCAGCCGATAACGTGCTCCGTAACGGACGTTTCAAGGCCCGCAGCTCTGAAAACTTCGGCCACCCTTTCCACGAAGGGATCAGCCCCCGTCGGGTACCTCCCAATAACCGTGAGTCCGCGCCCGGTCCAGCGCACGTGGCCCCACTCAACGAGCATGGCACCGTTCGTGGTCACCCCGCCGATGACCTTTCCTGTCACCTTAAGGGCCAGCTCCTCGTTGCCGAGGCCGTTCTGCACGCTGAGTATCCACGTATCTGGCCCTATGCCTCCCCTGGCGCACTCCAGGGCTACCTTCGTAGAGTACGACTTCGTGGCCAGAATCAGCAGGTCCGGCGGCTCATCTGGGGCGGTGAGGCTGGCCCGGGGATGAACCGTGAACTCCTCAACCCCCGAGACGTGCAGACCGTTCTCGTTTATCGCCCTCACCTGGTTTTCCCTTCCTATCAGGGTGACCTCGTTCCCCGCCCGCGAGAGGAGCGCGCCAAAAAGAGAGCCTATGCTTCCGGCCCCGAGCACGTAAATCTTCATCCCACCACCGCAACCGTTTAAAGCCCTACCCTTAAAGCGTTACCGATGGGATTATGTTGAGCGTTGAGAAGTTTCGGATAGCAGACAGAGACGTCTGGATAGCTGTGCTTTTTGAGGACGGGATTCAGGGGATAACCTTCGCGCTGGATGGGGAGCAGTTCGAGAGGAACCTCGACCGCCTCACGGGCTTTCTGAGGAGAAGGGGTGTGGACATCAGTACCGGACGCGGAAGGTCGGACTACCCCATCCTCGTCAGGGACGTCATCATCGGCAGGGTGGGCAACGCCGAAATTCTACCGGAGCTCTCCTTTGAGGGCGTAACGGCCTTTGAAAGGAGAGTTTACGAGTGGCTCACGAAAAACGTTAAAAGAGGGAGTGTTATAACGTATGGTGGCCTTGCCAGGGCCATTAGTACGTCACCGCGGGCCATAGGCGGGGCGATGAGGAGGAACCCCTACCCCATCGTTGTTCCCTGTCATCGCGTCGTTGCCCACGACGGCATCGGCTACTACACGCCACGACTGGACGAAAAGGTCTTCCTGCTCAAAATCGAGGGGGTGGAAGAATGGACAAGCTCAAAGCGTACCTGATCGGTTTCCTGATAGCAGTTGTAGCGATAGCCGCTGGAATAGTCTGGTACGGCGGCTGGAAGCTGCTGCTCCAGGTGATACTCACCCTCGGCTTCCTCGGCGTCACTCTGATGCTGCTCTTCTTCACCGGACTGACGCTCTACGCCGAGAGCTGGAAGTACGGGGCGATACTCGCGATATTCACCGCTGTGAGCGGCTACGGCCTCTACCTGAGCGCCACTTGGCGGAGCCTCAACGTCGTCGCCGGAATAATCGTCTTCTTCATAGCGATCGTCGCCTTTGGAATCTGGTACATCAGCGAACCCGACCTCGGTCTCGCGGACCGCTTCCGTTCGGCTGAGAAGCTGGAGCGGGCGGGCAAGTACAAAGCTGCAGCAAGGAAGTACGAGAAGGCCGGGAACTACCTGAAGGCGGCCGAGATGTACGAGAAGCTCGGCTGGATGGAGAGCGCTGCCTGGGCCTACGAGAAAGCCGAGAAGTACGAGAAGGCCGCCGAGATATACGAGGCCCTCTACGACAAGGAAAAGGACACCTACTACCTGAAGGAGGCCCACGAGTACTGGAAGAAGGCCGGAAACATGGAACGGGCCGCTAAAGCCCTCGAGCGCTACGCCGAGGAGGAGCCCTGGTTCTGGGAAGACGTGGCAAAGCTCTACGAGGAGCTGGGCAACGAGGAGAAGGCCAGGGAGGCATGGGAGAGGGCCCTGGAGTACTACCAGAAGGAGGCCCAGGAGGAGGGCGTCTTTTACGAGGACGTCGGTAACATCGCCAGGAGGCTCGGGAAGGAGGAGCTCGCCAGGGAAGCCTACGAGAAGTTCCTCGAGTACTGCCTGAAGGAGGCGGAGCAGGACCCTATGTGGTGGAAGCACGTGGCTGAGGCCTACGACTACCTGGGCGAGAAGGAGAAGGCGGAAGAGGCCAGAAAGAGGTACGAGGAGTACAGGGCGAAGATAATGCGGGCCAACGAGGAAACCTCGAATTTCCCTGGGGAGAAAGAGGAGTAATCCCTGACTAGTACACCTCTCCCGTTTCCTCCAATTCCTCGAGTTCTTTCGCTATTTCCCTCTCCATTCTCTCCGCGTACCTCTCCATCCAGTCGAAGAAGAACCAGGCCGCTAGGAGAATCAGGGCTACCGCCAAGAAGCCGAATACAACCTAGAAGTCCGTGGGAACGGTCCGGGGGATGTACGGCATGCTCCCACCGAAAGGGATTTTGCGGAGCACCTGAAAAACTTTGCCAACCTTTTTAAAATCCGAGGGGAACTCTCCCCAGGTGGTAGCGATGATGGGGATGAACCCGCGGCAGATGAAGAAGCTCATGCGCCAGATGGGCATCAAGATGGAGGAGCTCGAGGGGGTTGAGGAAGTCATAATCAGGATGGAGAACAAGGAGATAGTCCTCAAGGAGCCAGTCATTACGATAATAACCGCGCAGGGCGAGAAGAGCTATCAGATCGTCCCAGGAAGTGAGGAGGTCAGGGCCATCGTAAGGGTCTCGGAAGAGGACGTCCAGCTCGTCATGGAGCAGACCGGCGTCGATTACGAGACAGCAAAAAAGGCCCTCGAAGAGGCAAACGGCGACCTCGCGGAGGCGATACTGAAGCTGACGGAGGAATGAGCCAGACCAAAGAAGAGAACAAAACAAAAACGTCGAGGTTCACTCCTCTCCCTTCTCCTTCTGGAAGGTCTCTATGGCCTTCATGAGCGGTATGAGGTGCATCAGGGCAGGACCACCGGCCATGAGAACCGCAACGAGACCCGCCTCGATAAGCTCCTCGGGCTTTGCACCGGCGGCCAGGGCCTTCTGAGTGTGGAGGTATATGCACCACTCGCAGCCCGCGGATATGCCGAGGGCGAGGGCTATGAGCTCCTTCTCGCGCGTCGTCAGGGCCTTGTTGTCGAGGGTCTCCCTGAGGAACCTCGAGAAGGCCGATATCTCCTTCGGGTGCTGTTTACCCAGCCTGTCGAGGAGCTCCTCTATCTCCCCAAGTTTGACGTTAACATCGTCGTAATCCATAGGGATCACCATATAAAGCTAAAAAAGGACTATCTTAAAGGCATTTCCAAAACGAAAGGTTCAGAACTAGGTGTGGACCACGACACCGCTCTGACGGAGGCGGAGGATGTCATCAATGACGTCTATGAGGGAAGCGATTATCTCATCGTACTTCCCGCCATCCATACCGTACACTGTTTTAAGCCGGTCTTTAAGCTCGAAAAGCAACTCCTCATCTAGATCCACGAGCCGCTGGGCCTCCCTGGCGAGGAATCTAAGCACAACCCCCCTGGCATCGTCCCGCTCAAGGAGCTGAAACATGACACCCATTGTTGACCTTAGGAAGACCTCATCCTGAACCTTATCGGTGATTCTGGAGAGGAGTTCTAGCGCACCCTCTATATCTCGTGGATGGGTCGATTTAAGGAGCACGTTAAGGAGGGACGCGAAAAACTTCTGGGTTCCCGGGTAAAGCGTGTAGATATCCGCCAGAACCTCCGCCGCGGTTTCCCTGGCCCACGGGTTTTTGCTCTTCAGAAACTCCCCCAAGACGGGCAGTATGCTGTAGGCATCGGAGGGGGTCAGGTACTGGGCAAGTCTGGAGACTATCCACAGGGCGTCCATTCTTCTGGTGTAGTCCTCGTCCTCCAGCATCCCGAGAACCCGGCCCATAACCTCCGGATCCATCTTGGCGAGTTCAGCCACGATCTCGGGTTTTCCAGCATCGAGAAGCCGGTCGATGTCTTTCGCGCTGTACTGACTGGCGGTCATGCTCTTTGTAATGTCCTCAGTGTCCTTTATGGCCTTATCAACACCCGCTGACTTCTCAAGCTTTTCGAGGACCTGAGCCGCACGGATACCGAGTTTAACGTCTCCCCTGAGCCGTTTAATGCCGTTGATGGCCTTCAACTTATTTCTCATGCTGAGCTTGTCGGAGCGAGACAGAAGTCTGTCCATGGACATAACCGCCCTCTCGACAACGTATGGGTCTGGATGAGAAAGAAGGTCCGCCATCTTATCGAATACCTCGTTTAAAACCTTGGTGTCTTCAGTCTTGCTGGCCATCTCGGTCAGGGCAGTTATCGCGGCACCCTGGACTTCACGCTTTTTGCTTGAGCCTATGAGGGAGAACAGCCAGCCTATCAAACGATAGGCCAGCTTTGCAAACTTTGCACCCACCTTACCCAGTCCCTCTGAGGCGTATTCACTGAGTATCGGAATGCCTGATTTGATGACATCCATAAGTGCATCTGTGATTCTACCGTACTCCTCCTCGGTAAGCTGACCCCGCTCAAGAAGGGCGTTCAGAACCTCCAGCGCCTTGAGGGCAACCCTCTCATTATCGTCCCTAGTCAGGGAGATTATTCCATCCAATGCAGCGGAGAGCCAACTCTGGGAGAGTCCATCTTCCCCGACCATATCAAGAAGAACCTGAAGGGCGTTGGCCCTCACATGGGGGTTATCGTCCGACAGCAGCTCCAGAAGAACCTGAAAAGCGCTGTCGTACTCGGATGCAAGTTCACGAACCTCCCGCAGGTGCCAGGCCAGGAGGTCTTTACGCATGCCCGCCTTGTTAACCACAAGCTCCCCGCCGCCTAAAGCCATCAAGGTCAGCCAATACATCATCAGCGTCACCCTGGAATATTAGATTACACTCCGATTTAAGGGTTCCCTCAACGCCCGCTACTCAAATCGAACCTGTCGTGCGGGAAATGGTGCCATAATCAAACATCAAACACAGCCGGGAGGCGCAAAACTATTAACCCCCAAAGAAAAGTGGGAACAGAATGAAGGC
This genomic window from Thermococcus celericrescens contains:
- a CDS encoding TIGR00153 family protein yields the protein MPIFGGKESSVFEAIDEHLEVVSESLVAFRELVDAYLNGDFERARAFEREVDQLESKADTLRRGIETMLYEGAFLPANRGDYVRLSELIDQVADAAESAAHTLILAKPKVPKELRAEILRLVESAVETYGVLVQAVNAMNSDVDRAIELAKAVEDAEEIADEVEYDVKGKVFESETVTTYAKLVWNQILTKIGDIADRAEDASDQVMLMAIKRRG
- a CDS encoding 2-dehydropantoate 2-reductase, with the protein product MKIYVLGAGSIGSLFGALLSRAGNEVTLIGRENQVRAINENGLHVSGVEEFTVHPRASLTAPDEPPDLLILATKSYSTKVALECARGGIGPDTWILSVQNGLGNEELALKVTGKVIGGVTTNGAMLVEWGHVRWTGRGLTVIGRYPTGADPFVERVAEVFRAAGLETSVTEHVIGWKWAKAIVNSVINGLGTVLGVKNGALKDDPYLEAVSVDLAREGCLVAQKLGVEFEIHPLELLWDTIERTRENYNSTLQDIRRGKRTEVDYIHGKIVEYAHSVGLEAPRNELLWALIKARENLNKPGGEV
- the otg gene encoding methylated-DNA--protein-cysteine methyltransferase, with product MLSVEKFRIADRDVWIAVLFEDGIQGITFALDGEQFERNLDRLTGFLRRRGVDISTGRGRSDYPILVRDVIIGRVGNAEILPELSFEGVTAFERRVYEWLTKNVKRGSVITYGGLARAISTSPRAIGGAMRRNPYPIVVPCHRVVAHDGIGYYTPRLDEKVFLLKIEGVEEWTSSKRT
- a CDS encoding tetratricopeptide repeat protein; the encoded protein is MDKLKAYLIGFLIAVVAIAAGIVWYGGWKLLLQVILTLGFLGVTLMLLFFTGLTLYAESWKYGAILAIFTAVSGYGLYLSATWRSLNVVAGIIVFFIAIVAFGIWYISEPDLGLADRFRSAEKLERAGKYKAAARKYEKAGNYLKAAEMYEKLGWMESAAWAYEKAEKYEKAAEIYEALYDKEKDTYYLKEAHEYWKKAGNMERAAKALERYAEEEPWFWEDVAKLYEELGNEEKAREAWERALEYYQKEAQEEGVFYEDVGNIARRLGKEELAREAYEKFLEYCLKEAEQDPMWWKHVAEAYDYLGEKEKAEEARKRYEEYRAKIMRANEETSNFPGEKEE
- a CDS encoding nascent polypeptide-associated complex protein produces the protein MMGMNPRQMKKLMRQMGIKMEELEGVEEVIIRMENKEIVLKEPVITIITAQGEKSYQIVPGSEEVRAIVRVSEEDVQLVMEQTGVDYETAKKALEEANGDLAEAILKLTEE
- a CDS encoding carboxymuconolactone decarboxylase family protein, with product MVIPMDYDDVNVKLGEIEELLDRLGKQHPKEISAFSRFLRETLDNKALTTREKELIALALGISAGCEWCIYLHTQKALAAGAKPEELIEAGLVAVLMAGGPALMHLIPLMKAIETFQKEKGEE
- a CDS encoding HEAT repeat domain-containing protein; protein product: MMYWLTLMALGGGELVVNKAGMRKDLLAWHLREVRELASEYDSAFQVLLELLSDDNPHVRANALQVLLDMVGEDGLSQSWLSAALDGIISLTRDDNERVALKALEVLNALLERGQLTEEEYGRITDALMDVIKSGIPILSEYASEGLGKVGAKFAKLAYRLIGWLFSLIGSSKKREVQGAAITALTEMASKTEDTKVLNEVFDKMADLLSHPDPYVVERAVMSMDRLLSRSDKLSMRNKLKAINGIKRLRGDVKLGIRAAQVLEKLEKSAGVDKAIKDTEDITKSMTASQYSAKDIDRLLDAGKPEIVAELAKMDPEVMGRVLGMLEDEDYTRRMDALWIVSRLAQYLTPSDAYSILPVLGEFLKSKNPWARETAAEVLADIYTLYPGTQKFFASLLNVLLKSTHPRDIEGALELLSRITDKVQDEVFLRSTMGVMFQLLERDDARGVVLRFLAREAQRLVDLDEELLFELKDRLKTVYGMDGGKYDEIIASLIDVIDDILRLRQSGVVVHT